The following are encoded in a window of Planctomycetaceae bacterium genomic DNA:
- a CDS encoding sulfatase — MPKQRSKSVSIQRRAQLCNRSLPRVRDRMDDGNLLLAATHNRCPLKSSADWINVPTLPTDFSFTPPECTAPNGKQHEPMKLTPTKHTNVEDHHQKSPQARLRVLWLLGLITCLCTVDDMRTNAAEQTSRPNILLIFADDLGWRDVGYNGTDFYETPVIDKFRTEGMVFHHGYAAAGNCAPSRACLLSGTYTPRHHVYAVGSTDRGPKRSQRLVSIPNKSGLAVDNITMADALRGGGYATGIFGKWHLSGADGAKPEEQGFDVVFDSRGGNPNAKRDVPDDPKGIFSITKAAGEFMEKSHTEGKPFFAYVAHHAIHTALEARPKTLEQFQKKAKGQQHSHAMYAACLYDLDAGVGQLLAKLEQLDIAKNTLVVFTSDNGGTQQSSQEPLRGNKGGYYEGGIREPFIVRWPGVTIPGSECSVPVINVDLYPTFLAAAGIPPEKELDGEDLRPLLSQAGPLTRKSVFWHFPGYLDGPVIRGREGDVQLGFRTRPVSVIRKGDWKLHLFHEEWKLDGGHEKIASNKAVELYNIAKDQGEHTNLASSDATKRDELIRDLLAWQQAVNAQMPTVPNPTHEPGKTGNKSGKALRKNKKSP, encoded by the coding sequence ATGCCAAAGCAACGCAGCAAGTCGGTCAGCATTCAACGCAGGGCACAGCTCTGTAATCGATCTTTACCGCGAGTCCGGGATCGGATGGATGACGGGAATCTGTTATTGGCGGCGACTCACAATCGCTGTCCATTGAAATCTTCTGCGGATTGGATCAACGTCCCTACTCTACCGACAGATTTTTCCTTCACTCCCCCCGAATGCACCGCCCCCAACGGAAAGCAGCACGAGCCAATGAAGCTGACACCAACAAAGCACACCAACGTGGAAGATCACCATCAAAAAAGCCCTCAGGCGAGATTGCGTGTTCTCTGGCTGCTTGGCCTGATTACGTGCCTCTGCACTGTCGACGACATGCGTACAAACGCTGCAGAGCAGACGTCACGACCGAACATCCTCCTGATCTTTGCAGACGATCTGGGGTGGCGGGATGTAGGCTATAACGGGACGGACTTTTACGAAACGCCCGTTATCGACAAGTTCAGAACGGAAGGAATGGTCTTTCATCATGGTTATGCGGCAGCGGGCAATTGCGCGCCGAGTCGGGCATGCCTTTTGTCAGGAACGTACACGCCACGTCATCACGTTTATGCCGTTGGCAGTACAGATCGGGGCCCGAAGCGATCACAAAGACTGGTCTCAATCCCGAATAAGTCGGGGCTGGCAGTCGATAACATCACGATGGCAGATGCACTTCGAGGCGGCGGGTACGCCACCGGGATTTTCGGCAAATGGCACCTGAGTGGAGCGGACGGTGCGAAACCTGAAGAACAGGGGTTCGACGTTGTCTTTGATTCTCGCGGTGGTAACCCTAACGCAAAACGTGACGTACCTGATGATCCAAAGGGCATCTTTTCAATCACGAAGGCCGCCGGGGAATTCATGGAAAAAAGCCATACAGAAGGCAAACCATTCTTTGCCTATGTCGCTCACCATGCCATCCACACAGCCCTGGAAGCAAGACCCAAAACGCTCGAACAATTCCAGAAGAAGGCCAAAGGGCAGCAGCACAGCCACGCCATGTATGCAGCCTGCCTCTATGATCTGGACGCGGGCGTTGGACAATTGCTGGCGAAACTGGAGCAGTTAGACATCGCGAAGAACACTTTGGTTGTTTTCACAAGTGACAACGGTGGCACGCAACAATCTTCGCAGGAACCGCTTCGTGGCAACAAGGGAGGCTATTACGAGGGCGGCATTCGGGAACCATTCATCGTCCGGTGGCCCGGAGTCACAATACCAGGTTCAGAATGCAGCGTTCCGGTGATCAATGTCGACTTGTATCCAACATTTCTTGCTGCCGCTGGGATTCCTCCTGAAAAGGAACTGGATGGCGAAGATCTGCGTCCATTGCTCAGCCAGGCTGGCCCTCTGACGCGGAAGTCTGTCTTCTGGCATTTTCCCGGTTACCTTGATGGCCCTGTCATTCGCGGACGAGAAGGTGACGTTCAGCTTGGTTTCCGCACCCGGCCTGTCTCTGTGATTCGTAAGGGAGACTGGAAGCTGCATCTCTTCCATGAAGAATGGAAGCTGGATGGCGGCCACGAGAAGATCGCTTCGAACAAAGCTGTGGAACTCTACAACATCGCGAAGGATCAGGGAGAACACACCAACCTCGCATCTTCGGACGCTACAAAACGCGACGAGCTGATTCGGGATCTGCTTGCCTGGCAGCAGGCCGTAAATGCGCAGATGCCAACAGTACCAAATCCGACCCATGAACCTGGAAAAACTGGCAACAAGAGCGGCAAAGCTTTACGAAAAAACAAAAAATCGCCCTGA
- a CDS encoding sugar transferase: MARRLFDITIAATALFLIAPIMLAAAIGIRLSSPGPVFYKANRVGRNRQLFTMYKLRTMHCRTVAGSSITASNDPRVFTVGRILRALKIDELPQLVNVLKGDMAIIGPRPEAPDIVEKYYTPDYLRSLAVKPGLSSPGSICYYTHGEQLLADGEAEEFYVTRLLPVKMAIDLEYQDRATMVGDLGIIFRTALTLAQKAMGRKDFPEPPQLAQLRNKDAERGSVHTDPSRTDSAPDLRRAA; encoded by the coding sequence ATGGCCCGACGGTTGTTTGACATCACCATAGCAGCGACTGCCCTTTTTCTGATCGCTCCCATCATGCTTGCAGCGGCGATCGGCATACGCCTGTCGAGCCCCGGCCCCGTCTTCTACAAAGCCAACCGAGTTGGAAGAAACAGGCAACTGTTTACGATGTACAAACTTCGCACCATGCATTGCCGCACGGTGGCCGGAAGTTCCATCACAGCGTCGAACGATCCTCGCGTATTTACCGTGGGTCGCATTCTGCGAGCATTGAAGATTGATGAACTCCCTCAACTCGTCAACGTCCTGAAAGGCGACATGGCGATCATTGGCCCTCGTCCTGAAGCACCGGATATCGTTGAAAAGTATTACACACCAGATTATCTCCGTTCTCTGGCGGTCAAACCAGGTCTCTCGAGCCCCGGAAGCATCTGCTACTACACGCACGGCGAACAATTACTGGCAGATGGAGAAGCCGAAGAGTTCTATGTCACACGGCTCCTGCCCGTGAAGATGGCAATTGATCTGGAGTATCAGGATCGTGCAACAATGGTGGGAGACCTGGGAATCATTTTTCGCACAGCATTGACACTGGCTCAAAAAGCAATGGGACGCAAAGACTTCCCGGAACCACCGCAGCTGGCACAACTTCGAAACAAAGATGCGGAACGCGGATCGGTTCACACGGATCCATCTCGAACAGACTCAGCTCCTGATCTCAGGCGAGCCGCTTAA
- a CDS encoding polysaccharide biosynthesis/export family protein: MHCDVPRELRKATLPDYIIEPPDILLIEAVNNIRPPHAPVHAGEPLLIQVNRTIPSGLQDDPVSKQFKQINNIYIIGTDGYVNLGPEYGKVLVAEQPLAEIQQRVENHLQQVLTSPQVMVTLPAPQNQQIVAGQHLVRMDGTVGLGIYGSVHVTGMTRDQARAAIERHLSQHIHNPQVNVDVLGYNSKVYYVIADGGGAGAQAVRMPSTGNETVLDAIANIQGLPTVASKSSIWVARPSPVIDGPDQILKVDWNAIAEGGQTATNYQLFPGDRLYIKASPMITFDTKLAKLTAPFERMLGFTILGNGTVRTIQRGQNVNGGGF; encoded by the coding sequence ATGCACTGTGATGTGCCACGGGAATTGAGAAAGGCAACTTTGCCGGACTACATTATCGAACCTCCGGACATTCTCCTCATTGAAGCCGTTAACAATATTCGACCTCCCCACGCACCCGTTCACGCTGGTGAACCACTGCTCATTCAGGTGAATCGCACAATCCCGTCGGGACTTCAGGATGACCCGGTTTCAAAGCAGTTCAAACAGATCAACAACATCTACATTATTGGCACAGACGGCTACGTAAATCTCGGGCCGGAATATGGCAAGGTTCTTGTTGCCGAACAACCGCTGGCAGAGATTCAGCAACGCGTGGAAAACCACCTGCAGCAGGTACTGACATCGCCACAGGTCATGGTCACCCTGCCCGCGCCCCAGAACCAGCAAATCGTCGCAGGACAGCACCTTGTGCGTATGGACGGAACCGTCGGCCTCGGCATCTATGGCAGCGTTCACGTCACGGGTATGACTCGCGACCAGGCACGGGCCGCTATCGAACGACACCTTTCGCAGCACATCCATAACCCACAGGTTAATGTTGATGTTCTGGGATACAACAGCAAAGTCTACTACGTCATCGCTGACGGAGGTGGCGCCGGTGCACAGGCCGTTCGAATGCCATCGACTGGCAATGAGACCGTACTGGATGCCATCGCTAACATTCAGGGTTTGCCGACCGTAGCGTCCAAGAGTTCCATCTGGGTTGCTCGCCCGTCTCCTGTCATAGACGGCCCCGACCAGATTCTGAAGGTCGACTGGAACGCCATCGCAGAGGGAGGTCAGACAGCAACAAACTACCAACTGTTCCCTGGCGACCGGCTGTACATCAAGGCATCCCCGATGATCACCTTTGATACGAAGCTGGCGAAACTAACAGCCCCATTCGAACGAATGCTTGGATTCACCATCCTCGGCAACGGTACTGTTCGAACAATTCAACGAGGCCAGAATGTGAACGGCGGCGGTTTCTGA
- a CDS encoding pyrimidine/purine nucleoside phosphorylase yields the protein MSRFKGVDVITKANIYFDGKVTSRTIEFPDGTTRTLGVMLPGEYEFNTGKPELMEIQAGRLSWCPAGDSNWREVEGGGQFNVDGNSSFRLKVTEVTDYICSFIDE from the coding sequence ATGAGCAGATTTAAAGGTGTCGACGTCATTACGAAGGCAAATATTTACTTCGACGGAAAGGTGACCAGCCGTACCATCGAATTCCCGGACGGAACCACCAGGACACTGGGCGTCATGCTGCCAGGCGAATACGAATTCAATACGGGCAAGCCCGAATTGATGGAGATTCAGGCAGGGCGTCTTTCATGGTGTCCGGCTGGTGATTCAAACTGGCGTGAGGTCGAAGGTGGGGGACAGTTCAACGTCGATGGCAATTCATCGTTTCGCCTCAAAGTCACCGAGGTGACGGATTATATCTGCTCATTCATCGACGAATAA
- a CDS encoding isoprenylcysteine carboxylmethyltransferase family protein codes for MLSQRMVNQGHHLFRFRSFLPLVFIVPLIFSMWDFHYLLNSHTAEQVWLWLCFAVSVLGFGIRITTVGFAPEGTSGRNTKSQVASRLNCTGWYSVCRNPLYLGNYIMALGIVLAAHDALVAVLYTTSFWIYYERIVAAEEEFLSDKFGDKYLEWAKTTPVFIPSFRNWTKPDLPFCLRTVFRREYPSVLLLGLTYLILNIAESWAAERTFHADASWCVVGLGSIAVFFVLRTLKKRTQLLNVAGR; via the coding sequence ATGCTCTCACAAAGGATGGTCAACCAGGGACATCATCTGTTTCGCTTTCGAAGTTTCCTGCCACTGGTCTTCATAGTCCCATTGATTTTCAGCATGTGGGACTTTCACTACTTGTTGAACAGCCATACCGCTGAACAGGTCTGGCTGTGGCTGTGCTTTGCAGTTTCAGTACTGGGCTTTGGGATTCGCATCACGACTGTGGGATTCGCTCCGGAAGGAACATCCGGGCGCAATACGAAGTCACAGGTAGCAAGCCGACTCAACTGCACCGGATGGTATTCCGTTTGCCGTAATCCGCTGTACCTCGGCAACTACATCATGGCACTTGGGATCGTTCTGGCCGCCCACGATGCATTGGTGGCGGTCCTCTACACGACAAGTTTCTGGATTTACTACGAACGAATTGTCGCCGCTGAAGAAGAATTTCTGTCGGACAAGTTTGGTGACAAGTATCTCGAATGGGCGAAAACGACTCCCGTTTTCATTCCGTCATTTCGCAACTGGACGAAACCAGACCTTCCGTTCTGTCTCCGAACAGTGTTTCGCCGCGAGTACCCGTCCGTGCTGCTTCTTGGCCTGACCTACCTGATTCTTAATATTGCCGAATCATGGGCAGCGGAACGCACGTTCCACGCAGACGCCAGTTGGTGCGTGGTCGGCCTTGGATCCATCGCCGTCTTTTTCGTGCTGCGAACGCTGAAGAAACGGACCCAACTGCTAAACGTCGCCGGCCGCTGA
- a CDS encoding carboxypeptidase M32: MKSSDERYSELLSITQRAAMLASCGAVLSWDRETFMPPGGNEHRANQMSLIAGVTHEWATSPRIGELLEALSDTKFNTPDAEDRNANVREIRRAYRRATCLPQRLVEELAHVTALAQQNWAEARKEQDFRKFQPWLEKIVRLKREEAEAVGYADEGEPYDALLDEYEPDATSSQVAIAFDHLRQEIVPLLNAIQNSERTAPTEILHRNYNAIEQEHLAREAAQQIGFDFHCGRLDKTTHPFCSGFGPGDCRLTTRYDESFFSGAFFGTLHEAGHGMYEQGLPRDSFGTAIGSAVSLGIHESQSRLWENLVGRSLAFWQYFYPKTKSRFPDALTETTLSDFHFAINAVAPSFIRVEADEVTYNLHIMLRFQIERDLISGRLQPADVPSAWNDQFENDFGIRPSNDAEGCLQDVHWSAGLFGYFPTYALGNMYASQLFDSAGRTLGNLDGLFRQGDFVPLLDWLRQNVHQHGQRYSAGDLIQRVSGRPLSDEPLVRHLRNRFGTLYGV, from the coding sequence ATGAAATCATCAGACGAACGTTACTCCGAGCTTCTGTCCATCACCCAACGAGCAGCAATGCTGGCATCGTGTGGAGCCGTTCTCAGCTGGGATCGTGAAACCTTCATGCCTCCCGGCGGAAACGAGCATCGGGCAAACCAGATGAGCCTGATTGCCGGCGTGACACACGAATGGGCCACTTCGCCTCGAATCGGCGAATTACTGGAAGCCTTATCGGATACCAAGTTCAATACTCCGGACGCAGAAGATCGCAACGCAAACGTTCGCGAAATCCGACGAGCCTATCGTCGGGCAACCTGCCTGCCGCAACGCCTGGTAGAAGAACTCGCACACGTGACCGCTCTCGCCCAGCAAAACTGGGCGGAAGCAAGGAAAGAACAGGACTTCAGGAAATTTCAGCCATGGCTGGAGAAAATCGTCCGCCTGAAGCGTGAGGAAGCAGAAGCCGTCGGATATGCCGACGAAGGTGAGCCATACGACGCTCTGCTCGATGAATATGAACCCGACGCCACAAGCTCGCAGGTCGCCATTGCATTCGATCATCTGAGGCAGGAAATCGTTCCACTCTTAAATGCCATCCAAAACTCCGAGCGCACAGCTCCCACAGAAATTCTTCACCGCAACTACAACGCGATCGAACAGGAACACCTGGCCAGAGAAGCCGCCCAACAAATCGGCTTCGACTTTCACTGTGGAAGACTCGACAAAACAACGCACCCCTTCTGCAGCGGATTCGGTCCGGGAGACTGCCGTCTGACAACTCGCTATGACGAATCGTTCTTCTCTGGCGCATTCTTTGGAACACTTCACGAAGCCGGACATGGCATGTACGAACAAGGGCTTCCCCGCGATTCCTTTGGCACTGCCATCGGAAGCGCTGTCTCGCTGGGGATTCACGAATCACAATCCAGACTCTGGGAGAATCTGGTCGGTCGCAGCCTGGCATTCTGGCAGTACTTCTACCCGAAAACCAAAAGCCGCTTCCCTGACGCGCTGACTGAAACAACGCTGAGTGACTTTCATTTTGCGATCAATGCCGTCGCGCCTTCGTTCATTCGGGTCGAAGCAGACGAGGTGACCTACAATTTGCACATCATGTTACGGTTTCAAATTGAACGTGATCTGATTTCAGGCAGGCTTCAGCCTGCTGATGTACCAAGTGCCTGGAATGATCAATTTGAAAACGACTTCGGAATTCGACCTTCAAACGATGCAGAAGGATGCCTTCAGGATGTCCACTGGAGTGCGGGACTGTTCGGGTACTTCCCAACATACGCGCTGGGAAACATGTATGCCTCGCAATTGTTCGACTCCGCGGGTCGAACATTAGGCAATCTGGACGGCCTGTTTCGACAGGGCGACTTTGTTCCACTGCTGGACTGGCTTCGTCAGAATGTCCACCAGCATGGCCAAAGATATTCTGCAGGCGATTTGATTCAACGTGTGTCCGGTCGACCGCTTTCGGACGAACCGCTAGTAAGGCACCTGCGAAATCGCTTCGGTACGCTGTACGGTGTTTAG
- a CDS encoding winged helix-turn-helix domain-containing protein: MKKKTRLSSSAAAERGSGRSMASKAAASASSGAANVVESAAARWTFLTNHSHVLILISRKPDVVLRHVATQVGITERAVQRIIADLEEAGILEREKVGRQNHYRILPDRPLRHAIESHRSIGDLLSLMAVDDH; this comes from the coding sequence ATGAAGAAGAAAACTCGGCTCAGTTCTTCTGCTGCGGCAGAACGGGGTTCGGGGCGTTCGATGGCCTCAAAGGCGGCAGCGTCTGCTTCGAGTGGGGCAGCCAATGTTGTCGAATCCGCTGCGGCCCGGTGGACGTTTCTGACCAATCATTCCCACGTGCTGATTCTGATTTCCCGAAAACCTGATGTTGTGCTGCGGCATGTTGCCACTCAGGTTGGCATCACTGAACGAGCGGTGCAGCGGATCATTGCTGACCTGGAAGAGGCCGGCATTCTGGAGCGGGAAAAAGTGGGACGGCAGAACCACTATCGCATCCTCCCGGACAGGCCCCTCCGTCACGCGATAGAATCACATCGCAGCATTGGTGACTTGTTGTCACTGATGGCGGTCGATGACCATTGA
- a CDS encoding proton-conducting transporter membrane subunit, with the protein MPILQSCLAVVSPVLLLLFGLVPSGFANRHVGLMRRAAKVTAGLAFFLAMVTAAMLVRVGSVDVALATLTWPIKVSLGVYLDSLSAIMLLLITFIGAIIIRYSISYLDRDATQGRFLKWIAFTLGAVLLLVVSRNLVMFTAAWMLTSFGLHKLLTHYSDRSWAIWAARKKFLISRLGDVMLLAALGLTYFCFGSVEYSEIFAAAEKLQQGSPGSVWIPVIGSLYVLGAMTKSAQFPFHSWLPDTMETPTPVSALMHAGIINAGGFLILRLSPLIAQSHLALDFLALTGAFSALLGAIVMLTQTSVKRQLAYSTMAQMGFMMLQCGLGAFSAALLHIVAHSVYKAHAFLSSGSVLDTAAGLKTNSGRVHSATRSLVMLPLALTVAFVICGATVSTLTDSFFAKPGAVVLGLVLTIAMTQLLWPAFSSGSLRLAAWGVLAATAVCCGYYGAWLATDTLLASSVSHLKIIPSSFDSLVTAFVGMGFVGIFVLQATTRLATPGPLLRSLYVHAVHGFYLDVPARRVTAWAWGQQGPTQ; encoded by the coding sequence GTGCCAATCCTGCAATCCTGTCTGGCCGTAGTATCACCAGTTCTACTTCTGCTGTTCGGCCTGGTGCCGTCTGGCTTTGCGAATCGTCATGTCGGCCTGATGCGACGTGCGGCAAAGGTCACCGCCGGACTTGCATTCTTTCTGGCGATGGTGACGGCGGCGATGCTGGTGCGAGTGGGTTCGGTTGATGTGGCTCTGGCGACACTGACCTGGCCAATCAAAGTGAGCCTGGGGGTCTACCTGGATTCTCTGTCAGCCATCATGCTGCTGCTGATCACGTTTATCGGAGCCATCATCATCCGGTATTCCATCAGCTATCTGGATCGTGATGCGACTCAGGGACGATTCCTCAAGTGGATCGCCTTCACTCTGGGTGCTGTGCTGCTACTTGTGGTGTCACGGAACCTGGTGATGTTCACTGCGGCCTGGATGCTGACCAGTTTCGGACTGCACAAGTTGCTCACGCATTACTCGGACCGATCGTGGGCCATCTGGGCAGCTCGCAAGAAGTTTCTGATCAGTCGGCTGGGTGACGTCATGCTGTTGGCCGCTTTGGGACTGACGTATTTCTGCTTTGGCAGCGTTGAGTACTCAGAAATCTTTGCTGCGGCCGAAAAACTGCAGCAGGGTTCGCCTGGCAGCGTCTGGATTCCAGTCATTGGCAGCCTGTATGTCCTGGGAGCCATGACCAAGTCGGCTCAGTTTCCGTTTCACAGCTGGCTGCCCGACACGATGGAAACTCCCACGCCGGTGTCCGCTTTAATGCACGCCGGAATTATCAACGCGGGCGGATTTCTGATCCTTCGACTCAGCCCCCTGATCGCTCAGTCTCATCTGGCTCTGGATTTTCTGGCTTTGACTGGAGCGTTCTCCGCCTTGCTGGGAGCCATCGTGATGCTGACGCAAACCAGCGTCAAACGGCAACTGGCCTATTCGACAATGGCTCAGATGGGTTTCATGATGCTGCAGTGCGGACTCGGTGCGTTCTCTGCCGCATTGCTGCACATTGTGGCACATTCAGTCTATAAGGCTCATGCGTTTCTGAGTTCCGGAAGCGTGCTTGATACAGCGGCTGGTCTGAAAACGAACAGCGGCCGGGTCCATTCCGCTACACGAAGTCTGGTCATGCTGCCGCTGGCTCTGACGGTAGCCTTCGTGATCTGCGGCGCGACCGTCTCTACGCTGACGGATAGTTTTTTTGCGAAGCCCGGAGCCGTCGTCCTGGGTCTGGTCCTCACGATTGCGATGACGCAACTGCTGTGGCCCGCATTTTCTTCCGGATCTCTTCGTCTGGCCGCATGGGGTGTCCTGGCAGCGACGGCTGTCTGCTGTGGCTACTACGGGGCCTGGCTGGCGACGGACACTCTGCTGGCCTCGTCGGTGTCTCATCTGAAAATCATACCGTCATCGTTTGATTCGCTGGTGACAGCGTTCGTCGGCATGGGCTTTGTCGGCATCTTTGTACTCCAGGCGACAACTCGGCTGGCAACACCGGGGCCGCTGCTGCGATCGCTGTACGTCCACGCGGTTCACGGCTTCTATCTGGATGTTCCTGCTCGCCGTGTCACGGCCTGGGCCTGGGGGCAACAGGGGCCCACTCAATAG